The genomic stretch CCCGATAATCGTTGCGGGAAAACCCGTGAATCCATAAGCAACGTGTGGAAGCCCCACACAAGGAGGATAAAGAGTGACCATTAAGGTTGGAATCAACGGATTTGGCCGTATCGGCCGTAACTTCGCGCGTGCAGTTCTTGCACAGGGTGCGGATATCGACATCGTCGCAGTCAACGATTTGACGGACAACAAGACCCTTGCACACCTGCTGAAGTACGACTCGATCCTCGGCACCCTTTCTGAAGAGGTCAGCTACACTGACGATTCGATCAAGGTTGGCGACAAGACGCTCAAGGCTTTCGAGGAACGCGATCCGGCGAACATTCCGTGGGGCGAACTCGGTGTTGACATCGTCATCGAGTCCACCGGTCGGTTCACCGATGCTGAGAAGGCTCGCGCACACATCGAAGCTGGTGCTAAGAAGGTCCTGATCTCCGCTCCGGGCAAGAACGAAGACTTCACGGTCGTCATGGGTGTGAACGATAAGGATTACGATCCGGCTAAGCACCACATCATTTCGAACGCTTCGTGCACCACGAACTGCCTGGCTCCGCTGGCAAAGGTGTTGAACGACGAGTTCGGTATCGTCAAGGGTCTCATGACCACCGTTCATGCCTACACCGCCGATCAGAACCTCATGGATGGTCCG from Trueperella bialowiezensis encodes the following:
- the gap gene encoding type I glyceraldehyde-3-phosphate dehydrogenase; this translates as MTIKVGINGFGRIGRNFARAVLAQGADIDIVAVNDLTDNKTLAHLLKYDSILGTLSEEVSYTDDSIKVGDKTLKAFEERDPANIPWGELGVDIVIESTGRFTDAEKARAHIEAGAKKVLISAPGKNEDFTVVMGVNDKDYDPAKHHIISNASCTTNCLAPLAKVLNDEFGIVKGLMTTVHAYTADQNLMDGPHKDLRRARAAALSIIPTNTGAAKAVALVLPELKGKFDGYALRVPVPTGSATDLTFEAEREVTVEEVNAAVKKAAEGPLKGILEYTEDPIVSKDIEGHPASSIFDSGLTKVIGNQVKVVSWYDNEWGYSNRMVDLTKLVGKNL